The window GTGCAAAGACCCGCAGTCGGCCTGCGGATTTTCGGCACCCACGGCCAGATCTACCTCGAAGACACCGATTGCGGGGTGGTCAACATCTTTTACCACGATGGGGGCCATGAGATGATTGGATACCAACCGAACCGCGGCTATTATAACGAGCTCCTTAACTTCTATAATGCGCTTTACGGGACGGAAGAGATTGCGGTCACCCCGGAGGTGGAGCTCGGTGATTTCCGGACGGTTTATGCCATTTTGCAGTCGATCAAGGACCAGGATATTGTGAAGGTGGACCGGGCCCCCGCCTATGCCATGGCATAACGGGGGCGAAGGCCCTTGGCGACGGTGGCGGGCCGTTTGGCTTCCGGACCCTACGAGAAGTAGCCAATCATGTTCAGTTCGACAAGGAGGTTCCAAAATGGAGCAAGCCCGTGGCGCTCTTCCCAGCAGAGCAGAGATTCCGGCGGAGTACCGCTGGAAACTGGAGGACCTTTATCCTTCGGCCGAGGAGTGGGAGCAAGACCTGAAAACCGTGGAGACGTTGGCGGCCGAATTTGCCGGTTACCAAGGGCGGATCGGAGAGTCGGCGGCGACACTGCGGGCGGCATTGGCACTACGGGACCGCCTCGGCCGGTTGATGGATAAAACTTTCGTCTACGCCAAGATGCACCGCGATGAGGATAATACCAACCCCCATGGTCAGGCCATGGTTGAACGGGCCCAGGCCCTCCTGACCCGGGTGGGGGAGATGACCGCCTTTTTCCTGCCGGAGTTGATGGCGGTGCCCCAAACAGCCCTGGACGCCTATCTTCAGGCGGAACCGGTGCTGGCGCAGTACCGCCACTTTCTGGCGGACCTGATCCGGCGGAAGCAGCATATTCTTTCGCCGGAGGAAGAGCGCATTTTGGCCTTGAGCAGCGAGCTTGCCGGGAGCGGCGAAAACATCTTTACGATGCTGAACAACGCCGATCTGGAGTTCCCGGCGGTCCATGATGAAGAAGGACGGGAAGTTCCTTTAACCCACGGCCGTTACCTGCGTTTCCTGGAAAGCAAGGAACGGACGGTCCGGCAGGAAGCCTTTCTGGCGTTGCACCGTACTTACCACCGGTACCGGAACACGCTGGCGGCCGCGTTAAACGCCGGGGTGAAGAGCAACGTCTTTTACGCCCGCGCCCGCCGGTATCCTTCGGCCCTGGTTGCGTCCTTGGATGATGACAACATCAAAGAGGACGTCTATAACAGTTTGATTGACGGGGTCCATGCGGCGCTGCCCGCTTTCCAGCAGTATTTTCAACAGAAGCAGGCCATGCTTGGTTTGGCGGAGATGCATCCTTATGATCTTTACGTCTCGCCGGTGGCCGATTTTGAGCTGAAGATCAGTTATGAAGAAGCGAAGGCAGTCGTCAAAACCGGTCTGCGGCTGTTGGGCGGGGAGTATGCGGCGCTCCTGGATAAAGCCTTCACGGAAGGCTGGATCGACGTCTATGAAAATAAGGGGAAGACCAGCGGCGCTTACGCCTGGGGTTGTTACGACAGCCATCCTTATATCCTGATGAACTACCAAGGAACGGCCAATGACCTGTTCACTCTGGCGCATGAACTGGGGCATGCCCTCCACAGCTACCTGTCCAACCGGGCGCAACCGTACATCAATGCCCAGTATCCCATCTTTTTGGCGGAGATTGCCTCCACCGTCAATGAGGTCCTGCTGGTTTTGCACCTGATCGAAACGGCGCAAAACCAAAGGGAGAAAGTCTACTATCTCCACCATTTCCTGGAGCACTTCCGGGGGACGGTTTTCCGCCAGACGATGTTTGCCGAGTTTGAAAAACTCATCCACCAACAGGTGGAGCAGGGCGAAGCCTTAACGGCGGAGTGGCTGGAGGATGAATACTTTAGACTGGCCCAGTTCTACCATGGACCCGGCGTGGTCCTTGATCCGGAGCTGAAGGCCGAGTGGTCGCGGATTCCCCACTTCTTTTACAATTTCTATGTCTACAAGTATGCCACCGGCTTCTGTGCGGCGGTGGCCTTTGTCCAGCGTTTCCGGGCAGAAGGTCAAAAGGCGGTCGAAGCCTATCTGGAGCTTCTTCGCAGCGGAGGGTCGGATTACCCGTTGGCCCTGCTGGCCCGGGCAGGGGTGGACCTGTCGACCCCGCAGCCGATCAGCGAAGCGATGGCCATGTTCCGGCAATTATTGCCCGAGTTTACCCTTTAGGCTACAGGTCAGAATTTAAATTTTTGTAAACCAAAACGTTTTAACGCTATCCGGTCCTTATCTCGGAATTGATCCGGGCGGGGCGCCATGGCGGCAAAAAATGTGGTTGTGGGGATATTTTAGATTTGATATAATATAAAGAAGTTTACCGGATCAGTTTCCCTTTCGGACTTGAAGACCGTCAGGCGGAAGACGGTCTTTGGTTATTATAAAATATGCTGTATGATACACGGGAACAAGAGCAGGAGGTGTTTTTTTTATTGTCAAAAAAGAATAAGGTCGCTCTGATCCCCCTGGGGGGGGTTAGGAGAGATCGGCAAAAACATGTGGGCCGTCGAGTACCGGGATGAGATCCTGGTGATCGATGCTGGTCTCATGTTTCCTGACGAAGATATGCTCGGGATTGACGTGGTGATCCCGGACATCACTTATTTGATGGAACATCAGGAGAAGATCGTGGGGATTATCTTAACCCACGGACATGAGGATCATATCGGGGCCCTGCCTTATGTGATTAAACAGATTACCGCACCGGTGTATGGTTCCCGGTTGACGTTGGCCCTGGCCGAGGCCAAGCTGAAGGAGCATGGGGTGGAACGGAAGGTCCAGATGATTCCGGTTAGCCCCCGTGATGAGCTGAAGATCGGTTCGTTTAAAGTTGAATTCATTAATGTCAACCACAGTATTGCCGGGGTTCTCGCCCTTGCCATCCATACGCCGGCGGGGATCATCGTGCATACGGCCGACTTTAAAATTGACCACACGCCGGTTGATGGTGAACCGTTGGACTTCCATAAATTCGCCGAGCTCGGCGAGAAAGGCGTCCTGGTCCTTCTCTCCGACAGTACCAATGTGGAGCAGGAGGGTTACACCGTTTCCGAAAGGGTACTGGCCGAGAAGTTCGAAGAGTTCTTCCACGGTGCGGAAGGACGTTTGATCGTGACGACCTTTGCCTCCAATATCCACCGGATCCAACAGGTGGTGAACGCGGCGGTCCTCCACCGGCGGAAAGTGGCCTTTATTGGGCGGAGTATGGTGAATGTGGTTTCGATCGCGAAAGATCTGGGCTATCTAAAGATTCCGGATGGTCTGGAGATCGAATTGGATGAAGTCCAGCGTTTACCGGCCAATGAAGTGGTGTTGGTGACCACGGGGAGCCAGGGTGAGCCTTTGGCCGCGTTGAGCCGGATGGCCATGGGCGAACACCGCCGGATTACGATTATGCCCGGGGATACGGTGATTATCTCCGCTTCCGCGATCCCTGGGAACGAAAAGCTGATTGCTCGGACGATCAATCACCTCTATAAACAAGGGGCCCGGGTGATCTATGAAGCGGTGACCGGGGTCCATGTTTCGGGCCACGCCCGCCAGGAAGAATTAAAGCTTATGCTGCAACTGGTCAAACCCAAGTTCTTCGTCCCGATCCACGGCGAGTACCGGCATCTGGTGCAGCATGCCCGCTTGGCCCAAGAGATCGGTGTGCCCAGTAAAAATGTGTTTATAGCCGAGAACGGCGATGTCCTGGAGTTTACCGCCAATTCGGGCCGGATAGCGGGCCGGGTGTCGGCCGGCCGTATTTTCGTCGACGGGCTGGGTGTCGGCGATGTGGGCAACGTAGTCCTCCGGGACCGGAAACAGCTTTCGCAGGATGGCATTCTGATTGCCATCATTACCCTGGACCAGGAGAACGGGCAGGTTTTGGCCGGGCCGGATATTATCTCCCGCGGATTTGTCTACGTCCGTGAATCGGAAGCGCTGATGGAGGAGGTCCGGGCCAAGGTGATCGAAGCCTTGGACAAATGCCAGAACCAAGGGAATAACGACTGGTCCTTTATGAAAGGGCAGATCCGGGAGACGCTCAGCCGCTTCCTTTACGAGCGGACGAAGCGGCGGCCAATGATTCTGCCGATTATAACCGAAGTTTAAGGTGGTACAATTCTCCTGCCGGAAGGCAGGAGAGTTTTCTTTCCGTAAGTTTTAATTTGTGTTGGGGGGCATCGGTTCAGATGAAGCTTGGGGAGCGGCGTTTGTTTGGTTTGTTTGGCGATCCGGTCGGGCATTCCCTCTCGCCATACCTGCAGAACGAGGCCTTTCGCCTCCTGGGGATCAACGGGGTTTACTTAAGCTTTGCGGTGAAACCGGAGGAACTGGGGGCGGCGGTGGCGGCGGTGCGCTGTCTGAAGATGGGCGGGGTGAACATCACGATCCCCCACAAAGAAAGGATCGTTCCCTATTTGGATCGCTTGGCGGGGGATGCCCTGCTCACCGGATCGGTGAATACGGTGGTGCCGGAGGACGGCCAACTGGTCGGGTACAGCACTGATGGGGAAGGGTTTCTGTTATCCCTGCGGCACCAGGGAGAAATGGAGCCGGCGGGAAAGAAGGCGGTGCTGCTGGGGGTTGGCGGCGCAGCCAGGGCGGTGGCTTTCCGTTTGGTGCAAGAGGGAGTAGCCGCTCTTTATCTGGTCGGGCGTAATCCGGAGAAGACCGCCGGTCTGCAGGCGGCACTGCGCGAGCGGACCGGCTTTGCGGCGGTGGGGCTTTCTTTTGCTGATCCGGATCTGGCGGCCGTGGCGGCGGAGGCCGATTTGGTGATCAATGCGACCCCGCTGGGGATGTATCCCGTTACTGGCGACCACCCCCCCCTTCCCGCTCACGGCCTGCCGCCGAGATTGTCTCGTAGCCGATCTGGTCTACCATCCGCTGGAAACGGCCTTCTTGCGCGAAGCGCGGCGGCTCGGCTTGCCTACCCTGGAGGGGTTGGGGATGCTGGTCTACCAGGGGATTCTGGCCTGCCGCTTGTGGACCGGGCAGACCCCGCCTTTTGATCCGTTGTACCGGCTCTTAAACGGGTTGCTGACGCAAGGTTCGACGTCCATGGCGTAGCCGGGAAGGCAAAATCCCGGGTGCGGCAGGAAAAACTTAGCCGGTCGCGAAGTAGATCATGCAATTAAGCAATGAACTCCGGTAAGCTTTTTACGGCGCAAGGAAACGCAAAAAGCCAGACATAAGAGGGTGCATGCATGCGGTACAAAAGGAAGGATAGTCGCCGGTTCTTACCTCTCCTGCTTTTTTTCGTGATCCCGCTGGTGCTGTCAGGGGCGGAGCCGGAACCGAGCGCCAGGGTCTTGCCCGAGTTGCATCTGGACAACGCCGACCTTCGGATGGTCTTTCGCAGTCTGGCCGGGTTTGGCGAGTTTCCGGTCGTCTTGGCCCCTATCGTGCAGGGGAAGGTGACCCTTCCGCTCAAACCGGGCTTGACGGCGAAGGAAGCGGTTGAACTCTTGGCGGGGATGCACGGTTACCCCTGCTCCTGGGTGGAAGGGACCGCGCTGATTGGGGCGGAACCGGCCGCTTTGGCAGAGCGCTTCCTTGATCATTTCCAATGGTCACTGGCCAGTGAAGAAGCCGTGGTGGCCGCTTTAACCCGGGTTGTTCCCCGGGAACGCCTCCAGATGGAGGCGGGCCGGCAGGAGGTAACTGTTCCGGTCAGCCCATTGGAGGCCGAAAATATCCGTGAAGTTCTGAAGACCGTGGACCGGAGCGCCACTCCTTACTTGATGGTGGCGGAGTTGGTCGAAATTGAGCTGGATTATGCACAAGAACAGGGGTTGAACTGGGCGCTCCCCCGAACGGCCGTCCACACGCCTTTGCGGCTTGGGGCGTTTACCGCCACCGACCAACTGCGGCGGACGGTGGTGGGCAGGCGGCTGGCCGGTGAGCGCTTTTGGGTGGAGAGCAACCGGTCCGGAGTGGCTTTCCTCGGTGATCAGTACCCGGTCATTACAACCAACCCCGACGCCCGGGTAAATCTGATCCAGTACCAAAAGGTTGGGGTGGGTATCGAAGTGACTCCCCACCCCCGGAATGACGGCGCGCTTGGCCTCGAGCTGACCTTAACGGTGAGCGGGATTGGCGGCTGGCTCGAAACGGCCGACGGCCGCCGCGTGCCGCAGATCGAAAACAGCCAAATTATCGCCCAGCAGACCCTGGCGCCGGGGGAAACTTGTGTGCTTTCGGGTTTGACTTTTACGGAGCAGACGGCTTCCGCCCTGCTGCTGACCCCGGGCCAAGAGGGACCGTCGAAAGAAAAAACCGTCTGTTTGTTCCTGACTCCCCTTCCGGAAGGAACGGCTCCGACGAACACCGGTGCAACCGGCAAGGCCGCTTCGGCGGCGCCCGCGTCCGGGGCGGAGGTGATTCATATTGAGATCTTCAGCCCTGACCAACCCACGGCGGTGACGGCTACCCCGGTACCCCCACCGACACCTCAGGTGCTGGCGGAAGTAGTCGGTTTTGAGCCGCCTAAACCGTCCAGTGGGGAGGCCACGGGACCGGCCGGGCCACAGCCGGGGCCGGAACCGGCGCCGGGGCCGACGGCGGTGGTGGCCGAAAGCGGGGGTGAACAGCCGCCTGTTGCCTTGCGGGTGGCGTACCGGGTGGTTAGCGGCGATACGGTCTTTTCGATTGGACGCAAGTACGGAGTGGATCCGGCGGCCATTCTCGACGAAAACGACCTCCCCGCTTCGGGCCTGCTCCGGGTAGGACAAACTATCCGGATCCCGATTCCGGCCAATCACCTTTACCAACTGAAACCGAAAGAGACCCTTTGGCGGATCGCCCAGCGTTACGGGGTTACTGTTGAATTGCTGATGGAGATCAACAGTATTACCGATGTGACGGCGCTCCGCACGGACCAAATCATTATCTTACCGGTCCCCATTGACCAGGTAGTTAACGATAACTATTGAGGAGGAAGGGGAATGGGATGAAGAACTATATGGAAGATGTAGTTCTTGAGGTTTTGGAAGAAGTTCTGCAGGTCAATCCTGATTTTTGCCGTTGCCCAAAGTGCAAGCAGGATGTGGTTTTGATTGCCCTGAGTAAAATTAAGGGAAGGTACGCCTCCAGCCCGGTCGGGGAGATCTTTGCCCGGGTTGAACAGAGTGACCGCCAGGTCCGGACCGATGCCTTGCTGGCCGTGATGCAAGCACTCGAGCAGGTGGCGGCCTACCCGCGCCATGACGGGCCGACCAAATTGACGGAAAAATAATCCACAAGGGTGAGTAACGGAGGGGGAAGATGCGATTTTTAACGGCTGGTGAATCCCACGGGCCGGCCCTGGTGGCAATCATTGAAGGTTTTCCCGCCAAGGTTCCCGTGGTGCAGGAGGCAATCGACCGGGAATTGGCCCGGCGCCAACTGGGTTTTGGCCGCGGCGGGCGGATGAAAATCGAACGTGACCAGGTGGAGATCCTGTCGGGGGTCCGGTCCGGGGCGACCATCGGGAGTCCGATCTGTTTACGGATTAACAATCGGGATTGGCCTCGCTGGTCGGGGGTGATGGCTCCCTTTACCCCGCCGGAGACGGCTACGGTGAACTTGGCGGCCGATCCGCTCCTTGATAAAGTTTCGACTGTGGTGACAACGCCCCGTCCGGGTCATGCCGATCTGAGCGGGGCTTTCAAGTACGGCTATACCGATCTGCGCAATATTATTGAACGGGCCAGCGCCCGGGAGACGGCGGCCCGGGTGGCGGTGGGGGCCTTCGCCAAACTATTATTGGCCGAGTTTGGGATTTTTATCGGCAGTTATGTGACGCACATCGGTGGGGTTGGGGAGGATTACCGGGAACCCTTGACCCCGGCGGCGCAAGCCCGGGTTGACGAGTCGCCGGTCAGAGCCGTCAATCCGGAGCTGGCACAGGCGATGGTGGAAACGATCGAAGCCGCCCGGGAGCAGAAGGAGACCCTGGGGGGAATTTTTGTGGTCTACGCCACCGGTGTCCCGCCGGGGTTGGGTTCCCATGTTCACTGGGACCGCCGGATCGACGGACAGTTGGCCCAGGCGGTGATGGGGATCCCGGGGATCAAAGGAGTGGAGTTCGGGGTGGGCTTTAAAGGGGCCGATCTGGTCGGCTCCCAGATGCATGACGCCATCGGCTTCACGACGGAGACCGGCTGGCAGCGGGCGAGCAACCGGGCCGGGGGGATCGAGGGTGGCATCACCAATGGAGAACCGTTGATTCTGCGGGCGGCAATGAAACCCATCCCCACCTTGTACCGGGGGTTGCCGTCGGTTGACCTCAAGACCAGACAGCCCCGGGCTGCCGGGGCCGAACGTTCGGACTTGACTGCCGTACCGGCGGCCGGGGTGGTGGCCGAAGCGATGGTCGCTTGGGTACTGGCGGCGGCTTTGCAGGAGAAGTTTGGGGGAGATACCCTTCCCGAGCTTAAGCGGGCTTACCGTTCCTACCGGGAGGGATTGGATGCGGGACCGGCGGACAGTTAAACCGAACCTGATCTTGACCGGGCTGATGGGCTGCGGGAAAACGACGGTCGGCCGGCTACTCGCGGCCGAACTTGGTTGGGAGTTTGTCGATACCGACCAATTGATCGAGGAGGCCACCGGCCATTCGATTCCGGAGTTGTTCCGGGAGAAAGGTGAACCTTTCTTTCGCCTGGTCGAAAAGGAAGCCATTCGTGGCTTGGCCGGAAAAAACCATGCAGTGGTGGCAACCGGTGGCGGCGCGGTCCTGGATGGGGAGAACCGCCGCCTCCTGCAGTCGCTTGGTCTTGTTGTTTATTTAAAAACCGCTCCGGAGGTGTTGGGCGGCCGCGTCCAACGCAGTACCGACCGTCCCCTCCTGGCCGGGCAAGACGCCGTCGGGGTCCTGGCGAAACTCCTCCGCGAACGGGAAAAGTATTACTGCGAAGCGGATGAAGTGGTGAGGACCGACGGACGGACGCCCCGGCAGGTGGCGGCGGAGATTATAAACCTGGCGCGACAGTGGGGAGTCGGTACCGGATGACCCGGTGTCGGTCAGGAGGAGGATGAAGCGAACAATGGTGAGGCGGATGGAGATCAAGGCGGAAACGGAGACCTACCCCCTGTACCTGGGTTCCGGGTTGCTGGCCCGGGCCGGGGCCATCCTGCGGGAGGAGGGTTTGACCGGGAAGGTACTGGTGGTGACGAACCCGACCGTCGGTGCCTTTTATCTGGCGGTAGTGGTGAAAGCCTTGGCGGAGGCGGGTTTTGATGTCCAGACGGTGACGATTCCCGATGGTGAGGTCTATAAGCGGCTCGATCAGTTGACCAAGGTCTATGATGCCGCGGTCGTCGGTTGTTTGGAAAGGGATTCGACGATCCTGGCTTTGGGCGGTGGAGTGATCGGCGATCTGGCCGGTTTTGCCGCCGCCACTTACTTGCGAGGGGTGCGCCTGGTACAGGTGCCGACGAGCCTGTTGGCCCAGGTGGACAGCTCGATCGGCGGCAAGGTGGCCGTTAACCACCGGGAAGGAAAGAACCTGATCGGCTCCTTTTACCAACCGTCGGTCGTCCTTAGCGACCTGGAGGTCTTGACCACCCTGAACGAGCGGGAATTCAAAACGGGCCTGGCCGAGATCATCAAAGTGGGGCTGATTGGCGATTGCACCCTTGATGCCTTTCTTCGGCAGCACAGTACGGCGGTACGCCGGCGTGAGCCCGAGGCTTTGCTGGAGATCATCGCCCGGGCTTGTGCCTTTAAAGCCCAGGTGGTGACGGAGGATGTCCGGGAAAAGGGACGCCGGGCGATTCTCAACTATGGCCATACCATCGGTCACGCTTTGGAGGCGGAGACCGGTTATACGGTCTACCGGCACGGGGAAGCGGTGGCGATCGGGATGGCGGCGGCGGCGGCGATCAGTGTGGAGCTGGGGCTGGCGACACCGGAGCTAAGCCGGGCCACCCTTGAAGTCTTGACGCTTTATGAGTTGCCGACGACCATCGCGGGGATCCCGGCGGAGCAGCTTTTGGCCAGGATGGCTTGGGACAAAAAAGTCAAGAACGGCCGCCTCCGCCTGGTTTTAAGTCCGCGGGTTGGCGACGTGTTGGTGAAGGACGATGTGCCGCCGGAACTGATTTTAGCGGTCTTACGCCGGATGGGCGCGGCTTAGAGGGGGGATAGCCATGAAGATCCTGGTGTTACACGGCCCAAACCTGAACCTTTTGGGGGAACGGGAACCGCAGGTTTACGGCCGGGTTAGCCTGGAAACCATTAACGAAAAACTCCGGAAACTGGCGGACGAACTCCAGGTGGAGCTGGCGATCTTCCAGTCCAACCATGAGGGTGCGCTGATCGACCGGATCCACCAGGCCCGCGGCGTCGAACAGGGAATATTGATCAACCCGGCTGCGTATACCCATACCAGCGTTGCCCTGCGGGACGCGCTGGCGGCGGTTGCCCTGCCCGTGGTGGAAGTGCACCTGACCAATATCCACGCCCGGGAGTCTTTTCGCCACCAGTCATTGACGGCACCGGTCGCCGCCGGTTTAATCTGTGGTTTTGGTGCAGACAGCTATTTGTGGGGGTTGCGGGCTTTGGTTAAGCTGATTCGGGGCGAAAACAAAGACGAAAGTTAAGAGGCTACGAGGAGTAACTCGTAGCCTCTTTTTTTCCGATCTACGCTGGCGAGCGGGATCTTAAGGGACCACGCTGGTCTTGGCGCTTATATGTTTGTAGTTGGACAGGAAAACAAACTGCTCGGGTTGGGACGTTTCGACCAAGCCTAGCCGGTGGGCGGTTTTCCAGGAACCAATGTTGCCGATCTGGGTGCGCCAGCATGGGCGGCGGCCAAACTGCTCGAACTGGCTCCGGCTTAAAGCACGGGCACATTCCAGCGCCAACCCCCGGCCCCGGAATTCGGGGCGGGTGGCGACGCCCAATTCGCAGTAGTGGTCAGTGAAAGTCAGGGTGGACGCCACGGAGGCAAGTTCGCCGTCGATGAAGGCCGCCGCCACTTGTCCCTGGGTTAAGAGGTCTTCAACGGAAGGGAAGAATTCCCACAGCCAATCCTCGGCGGCAAAGACTTGCCGGAACAGCCCGGCATCTTGTTGTTGCAGAGACTTCACTGCGTTCCGAGTTGAGTAGGAAAAGCGCGGAACAATTTTCGGGGGTATCGTTCAGGAGCAACTGGACGGTATCCCGTTTGTGCGGAGGTAGCCTCCTCATCGTTTCATCTCCCAAATTTATTTAGTCCGACTGCCGTTGGGACGTGCGGAAGATCCGGTGGCTACCGTTAACTGCCAGGTCCTAAAATAAAAACACCCCCTTTGTTCAAGTCGCGAGAATTACCAGCGACCAACGGCTTGGAGGTGGCAATTCCTTGATTCAAGCATATGTTTCCCTTGCCAAAAAGCAATCCGGAAAAAACACTGTTTTTCCGGGAAAAAGACAGGGGGAGAAGCAAAACGCCCCTTCATAGTAAAAAGGGGCGTTCAGACTGATAATTTCCCGCACAGGGTTAGGTTTGGACCCTATTGTTCTTCTTTATCCTCCGGGAAATATTTAACCAGTAATTTGATGGCCGAATAGATAATGATCATGCCGAAAAAGGTCACGGCCAGGCTCTGCAGCAGGATGCGTAAAGTGGTGACTATATTATCGGACATTCACAGAACCTCCTTTTTACTATAATCCGAGGGAGCTGACAAGATAGATGAGGACTCCGGCGGCGAGAATGGAACCGACCTGCCCCGCGACGTTGGCCCCTACGGCCTGCATCAGAACGAAATTGCCGGGATTCTCCTTTTGCGCCATCTTCTGAATCACCCGGGCGGACATGGGGAATGCGGAGATTCCGGCCGCCCCTATCATCGGGTTGACCTTCCGGGGAAGGAAAAGGTTGAGGAGTTTGGCGAACAAAACCCCGCCTGCCGTATCAAAGATAAAGGCAAAGAGCCCCATCATGAGAATCATGATGGTTTTCCAGGTTAAAAACTTCTCGGCGATCATGGTGGAACCGATGGTAATCCCAAGGAGGAGCGTGACCAGGTTGGAGAGTTCGTTCTGGGCGGCTTTGGAGAGCCTGTCCAGGACGCCGCATTCCCGGATGAGGTTACCGAACATGAGCGAACCGACCAGCGCGACGCTCATCGGGGCAATCAACCCCGCGACCATCGTGACGACGATGGGAAAGAGAATCCGGGTGGTTTTCGAGACCTTGTGCAGATTAAGATCCATCGGAATCCTGCGCTCCTCCGGCGTAGTCAGGGCTTTAATCACCGGCGGTTGGATCAACGGGACCAGTGACATGTAGGAGTAGGCGGCGACGGTGATGGGTCCAATCAACTCGCCGGCGAAGAGATTGGCCACATAGATCGAGGTCGGACCGTCGGCGGCACCGATGATCCCGATGGAGACCGCTTCTTTCAGGGAAAAACCCAATCCGCGGGCCAGAAGGGCTGTCATAAAGATCCCAAACTGGGCGGCGGCACCAAAGAAGAGCATGAAAGGCTGTTGCAGAAGCGGACCGAAATCGATCATGGCGCCGATGGCAATAAAGATCAAAACCGGAAAAAGTTCCGTGTGGATTCCTGCGTTATAAAGGATAGTTAGAAAGCCGTTTTCGCCGATGGCCGAAGAAAAGGGAATGTTGGCCAGGATGGCACCGAAGCCGATTGGTAGTAACAACAGGGGTTCATAGTCTTTCTTGATGGCAAGGTAGATCAAGACTCCGCCGATAACAAACATCACCAAAGATTTCCACGTTATTGCCTGGATGGATGCGAGTAAAACTTCCAATACAAGATACCTCCTTGTTTAAATTCGATCGTGCGGTTGAGGTTGGGCGTACGCAATTACTATTTCATATTATAACAAGATACAGGGCGGAAAAAGAGATTTAACAAATATGCAATATTTTATTTCGCCCGTTCAAGGACGATTTCCGTTTAGGTGGGGAATGTTCAATAACAAAACGACCCGGGTTCGTCTGATCGTTTTGATACGGATCCCGGATCGACTGGGTGAACTTGGCACGCGCATCTGTTTCTTGACTGTGAAGGCGGGTGTCTTTCCTGGGTGGCGGAGGCAAGAAAAAGGTGCGGCCAATTTGGCGAACGAAGCTTTATTCGGTTGTTTCGCCCGCCGTCGGCGCACCGTATAAACGTGCTTCCAACTCTTTAACCCGTTCTTCTAAAGCAGTGTACTCTTCCTTCCTGATGTAGCCGAGGTTTTTCATGATTTCGCCAACCGTTTGCTGGATTGTCTCCTGGAGCGCTTTTTTTTCCTGTTCGCCCTTTTCCATCAGCTCATTGAGGATTCTTTTCCCTTCGGCCGCGGTGACTTCGCCCCGTTCTTCCAAGTCGCGGAGGAACTTCTCCGCCTTTTCGCGGGTTAGCGAGAAGGTGCCCAAGCCAAAAACCAATGATTTCTCAAGAAAACTTTTCATCGCGTCCCTCCTTTCTTTCCATATTATAAACGGTTCGGATCAAAATTATCATCCGGTGAAATCGTCCGGAC of the Capillibacterium thermochitinicola genome contains:
- a CDS encoding shikimate dehydrogenase family protein; the protein is MKLGERRLFGLFGDPVGHSLSPYLQNEAFRLLGINGVYLSFAVKPEELGAAVAAVRCLKMGGVNITIPHKERIVPYLDRLAGDALLTGSVNTVVPEDGQLVGYSTDGEGFLLSLRHQGEMEPAGKKAVLLGVGGAARAVAFRLVQEGVAALYLVGRNPEKTAGLQAALRERTGFAAVGLSFADPDLAAVAAEADLVINATPLGMYPVTGDHPPLPAHGLPPRLSRSRSGLPSAGNGLLARSAAARLAYPGGVGDAGLPGDSGLPLVDRADPAF
- a CDS encoding LysM peptidoglycan-binding domain-containing protein, with the protein product MRYKRKDSRRFLPLLLFFVIPLVLSGAEPEPSARVLPELHLDNADLRMVFRSLAGFGEFPVVLAPIVQGKVTLPLKPGLTAKEAVELLAGMHGYPCSWVEGTALIGAEPAALAERFLDHFQWSLASEEAVVAALTRVVPRERLQMEAGRQEVTVPVSPLEAENIREVLKTVDRSATPYLMVAELVEIELDYAQEQGLNWALPRTAVHTPLRLGAFTATDQLRRTVVGRRLAGERFWVESNRSGVAFLGDQYPVITTNPDARVNLIQYQKVGVGIEVTPHPRNDGALGLELTLTVSGIGGWLETADGRRVPQIENSQIIAQQTLAPGETCVLSGLTFTEQTASALLLTPGQEGPSKEKTVCLFLTPLPEGTAPTNTGATGKAASAAPASGAEVIHIEIFSPDQPTAVTATPVPPPTPQVLAEVVGFEPPKPSSGEATGPAGPQPGPEPAPGPTAVVAESGGEQPPVALRVAYRVVSGDTVFSIGRKYGVDPAAILDENDLPASGLLRVGQTIRIPIPANHLYQLKPKETLWRIAQRYGVTVELLMEINSITDVTALRTDQIIILPVPIDQVVNDNY
- a CDS encoding ribonuclease J, which translates into the protein MWAVEYRDEILVIDAGLMFPDEDMLGIDVVIPDITYLMEHQEKIVGIILTHGHEDHIGALPYVIKQITAPVYGSRLTLALAEAKLKEHGVERKVQMIPVSPRDELKIGSFKVEFINVNHSIAGVLALAIHTPAGIIVHTADFKIDHTPVDGEPLDFHKFAELGEKGVLVLLSDSTNVEQEGYTVSERVLAEKFEEFFHGAEGRLIVTTFASNIHRIQQVVNAAVLHRRKVAFIGRSMVNVVSIAKDLGYLKIPDGLEIELDEVQRLPANEVVLVTTGSQGEPLAALSRMAMGEHRRITIMPGDTVIISASAIPGNEKLIARTINHLYKQGARVIYEAVTGVHVSGHARQEELKLMLQLVKPKFFVPIHGEYRHLVQHARLAQEIGVPSKNVFIAENGDVLEFTANSGRIAGRVSAGRIFVDGLGVGDVGNVVLRDRKQLSQDGILIAIITLDQENGQVLAGPDIISRGFVYVRESEALMEEVRAKVIEALDKCQNQGNNDWSFMKGQIRETLSRFLYERTKRRPMILPIITEV
- the pepF gene encoding oligoendopeptidase F; translated protein: MEQARGALPSRAEIPAEYRWKLEDLYPSAEEWEQDLKTVETLAAEFAGYQGRIGESAATLRAALALRDRLGRLMDKTFVYAKMHRDEDNTNPHGQAMVERAQALLTRVGEMTAFFLPELMAVPQTALDAYLQAEPVLAQYRHFLADLIRRKQHILSPEEERILALSSELAGSGENIFTMLNNADLEFPAVHDEEGREVPLTHGRYLRFLESKERTVRQEAFLALHRTYHRYRNTLAAALNAGVKSNVFYARARRYPSALVASLDDDNIKEDVYNSLIDGVHAALPAFQQYFQQKQAMLGLAEMHPYDLYVSPVADFELKISYEEAKAVVKTGLRLLGGEYAALLDKAFTEGWIDVYENKGKTSGAYAWGCYDSHPYILMNYQGTANDLFTLAHELGHALHSYLSNRAQPYINAQYPIFLAEIASTVNEVLLVLHLIETAQNQREKVYYLHHFLEHFRGTVFRQTMFAEFEKLIHQQVEQGEALTAEWLEDEYFRLAQFYHGPGVVLDPELKAEWSRIPHFFYNFYVYKYATGFCAAVAFVQRFRAEGQKAVEAYLELLRSGGSDYPLALLARAGVDLSTPQPISEAMAMFRQLLPEFTL
- a CDS encoding late competence development ComFB family protein, yielding MKNYMEDVVLEVLEEVLQVNPDFCRCPKCKQDVVLIALSKIKGRYASSPVGEIFARVEQSDRQVRTDALLAVMQALEQVAAYPRHDGPTKLTEK